The sequence GGGGGATGAAATTTGGAATTACCCTTACCTCTCGGCTATACTGACAAAAGAGAGAGGGGAGTTCATGTATAAAAGACTGTTCGTTCTCGCCGCCATTTTGTCTCTCACCTCCTTCGGCTGCGCTCCCCCGGGAACCATCCACAAGGTGGTCAAGTACCCAGGACTTGAGTCCGAAAAATCCGTCGGATACGGGGAGATGAGGGTACCCACATCCTTCGGGATGTGGCTCAAGCATCTGGAAGAGGGACCCTCCACGTGCGGTTCCTTCCGTGCACGCATAAGCGGATTGGATGCAGGCGATTTCCTGTGCATCACCGATCTACCCTCCTGGCCCGGGGGCGGGCTGAGTTCACTGAAATTCCGTGCTCTTGCGGACAACTTTTCCGTGTGCCGGTTCGCGCTACCTGTCGGTGAACATGAGTTATTCGTCGTAGCCGGCCTCGACTGTTATCCAGAGGATGAAAAAGCCAGGTTTGACAAGAGCGGTTATGCAGCAGCGCCCGGCGCCACCGGTACGGTGTACACGCCCCCCGTCTACCCCATGGACGTGGAGGTCGAACCCGACGCCATCAAGCTTTACCAGCTGGCATTGAGACGCAGGGACGGCGATCTGAAGATCGTCATAAACTGGTCCGACACCCTGCTGCCCGTCCCCGAAGAGCCGATGTCCCTGGACCCGGATCCTGGCTCCTACGATGCCCTTGTGAAAATGCTGCAGGACGAAGGCTGGGGGTTCCGCTGGTACGCGGCGAGAAGGCTGCGCTATATCGGCAACCAGTCGACCTTGCCCATCATCGAGGAGCGGCTCAAGGTGGATGAGCACAAGGATGTGAGGACTGAACTGGAGAAGGCGCTGAAGAAATTATCAAATTGTGGAATGGACAATTTCTGCGAAAGTGGTAAGGGCGGCCTCGCGCTCGCTCGTTTCACTCGCTAAAGACGCTAAGCCAGCAAAGAAGATCAAAGATCATTTACTAACCTGGTAATGCCATCCTTGATCCTGGGTAATGCACAGATACCATAAAGGTGATGTTTTCTACCGCAGAGGACGCAGCGCGGCCATTTTCAGGCCGCACCGCAGGGTAAAACCCTGAATCCTGGGAAGGCATGGTTGCCATAAAAGCGACAGAGACTGTCTCGCGCAAAAACGCAAAGAAAGGAACGGCCCCTTTTAAAGACGGTAAAAGCTGAAAGACAGAGCACACCCTTCTTGTTTAAGAATTTCCAGTAAGATATTCTAGATCTTGATTAACCCTGGGTCACTCTGCGTACCCTGCGGTGAAATTGGCTTTTAAATTTAGTCTCTGAGAGTTGAGATCCTCCTTCGCTAATGCTACTGAGGGCAAGTATGAGATCTGAGCTTTCCGTTACCCCCATATCCTCCCCTGACGATTACCCATCGGCTATCACCGGTGCTCTCGACAAGGTGAACGCCGTCGAAACCCTTGCGGGCTTTGATCGCATCATCATCAAGCCCAACATGGTCAACAACTCTCCGCCCCAGGTGACCACCGATGTTCTGTGCGTCATGGCGGTGGTTGAGTACCTGAAGGAACGCACGGATACCGAGATCGTGGTGGCGGAAGGGTCAGGGGAAGGTCGCACCCTGGACAACTTGAAACTCAACGGCTACGAACAGATAACAAGGAAATTCGGCGTCGAGTTGGTGGACCTGGACGCTTTGCAGGTGAAAAGGTACGAGAACCCGGCAGCCGGGGAATATAAAGAGATTTTTTTACCGGAGTACCTCGAAGGCGCAGGACTCGTCTCGGTACCTCCTGCCAAGGACCACACCATCACCCGGGTGACCCTGGGTCTGAAGAACATGGTGGGGTGCCTTTCGGCCAGGCACTACAGCGGCTACTGGTCCTTTAAAAAATCCCAGATCCACGCCGTTGACACCGACCAGGCCATCGCCGACCTCATGCTGTACGTAAAGCCCCACCTCACCATCATCGATGCCATTGTAGGCCAGGCAGGCGGGCACCTGTCCGGCAGACCCCCTCAGCCTCCCATAGGCAAGATCATTGCGAGTACGGATGGAATGGCGGCGGACCGGGAGGCAGCACGACTGTTGGGGCATGATCCCGACAGTATCCGGCATCTAACTTTAGCGAAGCGATTCCTGTGAACATGACGATAGCATTCTCACGCGGAGCCGCAAAGTTCCCGGGGAAAAGCAATAAGCTTGTTTAGTATTTAACCTTGACAGGGTAGCAAAAAGTCCATTATTGGCTTTTTGCTCCACGGAAAGGGAAAAGCGTCGTTTTCCCTTTCCTTACAAATCAATGACTTGCGGAGTAAGTCATTGATTTGGGCACCCCGCGCGGGGCGCATTGATGACTTTTTGCGAAGTCATCAACCTTAGTCCGTTAAGTTGTCCCCTGCGTTCCCTGCGACTCTCTTGTCCGCCATAGCTGATCGTCTGGCGTCCGCGACGGCGGAAGTGAGTTACGCCTACGGTGTGACGAACGAGCGTGAGAGAGCTTTTTTTGAGATCTGAGATCTGAGATCTGAACACCCACGCACACACTGGATTGACCCCAAATCTTCTACCCTTCTGAAATACTCATTTTTTTGTGGTAAATTAAACTGTGGAGGGGGCAGAAATATAAATGACCATAACGAGATTTTTGCAGGCCAATTGTAACTCACCCTCGACCCTCAACCCGTTAAGGCCCACATGGTCGCCCGCCAGATACGGCACCCTCCCCGGAAGCAATACTCTACTCCCCGCGACAGGAAAAACCCTGTCCACAGGGATTATGTATGAGCATTACAAGGAGAAACAGAACCGATGACCCCGGAAGAGAGAAAAGGGGACCTGAAGGAGCTCGAACTCCTCGAGGAGATCCACAATACCGAGGAGGAGATCGACCTGTTCCTGAAACAGAAGGAGCTGGAAGCCCAGCAGGTCCTTGAGGACGCCCGGCGCCAGGCCCAGGAGGTCCGGACAGAGGCGGAAAGGGATGCCCTCCGCGAGCTGGACCACAGGAAGAAAAGCCTGATCCTGGAGGCCGAACAGGAGGCTGGGAGGATCATCGCGGGAGGAACCGAAAACGTCCGGCGTGAACGGGAGGCCTTCGAGAATAAAAGATCGCAGATCGTCCATGAGATCCTGGACCACCTTCTGGGGGGAGAAAAATGATCACATCCATGGTCAAGGTCACTTTCATGGGGCCCAGAAGGCTCCTCATGGGAGTCCTGGACCTCGTCCACTCCCTGGGTGTGGTACACCTCGAACCGTACCCCATTACCGACAACCGCCTCGAGTACATCAACTTCCCGGCAGATAGCGATGAGAAGGCCGGCCTCAGGAAACAGATAGTCGACCTGCTGGAGAGTGTGGATCGCCTGCTCGTCTCCCTCAAGGCCCCGGCAACGCCATCCACGGCTCCCGCATGGCTGTTCGCCCGCCATATCTCCAGACAGGACCTGGTAGAGGCCATAAGATCAGCCGACGAAGAGATAAGCCCCATCTATACGCAGATCATCGAACTTGGCGACGAGCTGACCATGCTCCACCGCTACGAGAGGGTCCTGGCAGCCCTCTACCCCCTGCTGGAGGAGGCCACCGAGGTCCAGAACCTGGAGCTCATGGGGATCATCCTTGAGAGGAGAAGGACCGGAATCCTGCCGCTGATGGAAAAGGAGCTCGACCAGATAACCGGCGGGCGGTCCAGGCTTTTTACAGGCCCTATGGACAGGGAGAACATGGCGGCCATCATCGCCTACCCTCCGGAAAGAGAGGCGATGATCCGCAGGCTCCTGGGCGAGGAGAGCATCGCCAAGATCCGCCTGCCCACCGAATATGAGGACCGCCCCCTGGCCACGACCCTCCGCCTCCTGATCAGGCGGCAGAAAGAGCTGCCGGTACAGATCCGGGAACTTTCCGACAGTCTGGCTCTCATTTCCACCGTCCGTTACGGCGCCCTTTGCCGGATACGGGAGATCCTTCGCGAGCGCCTGGATGAATTCCGGACCATGGCTTTGGGCGCTCACAGCCGTCACACCTTTTTCCTCAGGGGATGGATCCCGGAGGAGAAGGTCCAGAACATGCTCGGTACGGTGAAGAGCAGCTACAACGACGAGGTCCTCGTTCAGGCCGTTCCCGCCCGGTTCGACGAGCACGCCAAGGTCCCGGTCCAGCTCAGCAACCCCCCCTTCGTCAGGATATTCGAACCCCTGGTGAGCCTGCTGGCTCTTCCCAGGTACGGGAGCCTGGATCCGACCCCCTTCATGGCCTTCTTCTTTCCCCTCTTCTTCGGTTTCATCCTCGGCGACATCGCTTACGGCATTGTCCTCCTGGGGCTGTCGGCATGGACCTTCAGGCGCTTCGGGGACCGTCCGCTCGTGCGGAGCTTTTCCGCGATCTTCATGCTGAGCGGGGTCTCCACGGTGGTATTCGGTCTGCTTTTCGGGGAGTTCCTCGGGAACCTGGGCCAGCAGTGGGGGCTCCACCCGGTCCTGATGGACAGGGCCAGGCTGTTCATACCCCTCCTCCTGATCGTCGTGGGGCTGGGACTGACCCACATCATGCTCGGACTCCTGTTGAACCTGATCGTGTCTGTCCGCCAGGGGCAGCGCAGGCACTGGATCTCAGCCCTGGCCAACATGATGAGCCTTGCAGGCCTGGTGGCCGTCATCGTCTCGACAGCGGGATTCCTTCCGAGGGGCGGCCATATCGGCCTCTTCCTCCTGCTGCTGGGTATCCCCCTGCTCCTTTTCAACGAAGGGCTCATGGGGCCACTGGAACTTCTCAAGACCTTCGGAAACGTCCTTTCCTACGTCCGGCTCATGGCCATCGGCATCTCATCGGTGGTCCTCGCCCAGGTAGCGAACATGATCGGGGGCACCACAGAATCCCTGGCCGTAGGCGTCTTCCTGGCCCTGATCTTTCACACCCTCAACTTCGCGCTGGGAGTTTTCTCCCCGACGATCCACTCCCTGCGTCTGCACTACGTGGAGTTTTTCAGCAAGTTCTACCAGCCGGGCGGAAGGCCATACAAACCTTTCAAACGGCACCGGACGCTATGACCGATCGACACCCGGGTCGTTGGGTTTCCGGATGAACCCGGGGTTTTCCAAGGGGACGAGCGGAGAAAAGCCCTGAAGCGCATTAAGGCGCGTTCCCCGCTCCCCCGACCTTGCCAGCGGCGCCTGAGGCACCGCAAGAAAGGGAGACAGCCATGTCCGATTCAGTTCTGATCGCCTTCGCAGCAGCCCTCGCTATCGGCCTTCCGGCCCTGGCCACGGGGTGGGCGCAATCCCGCATCGGCTCAGCGGGCGCGGGAGCCCTGGCGGAAAAACCGGAGATAAGCGGAACGGTGATCATCCTCCTCGCCATACCGGAAACCATGGTCATCCTCGGTTTCGTCGTCGCGTTCCTCATCATCGTGATGCTCAAATGACCGGCCCGGGTTCATTATCTTCAGGCGGGGACCAGCTGAGCGAGAGTCTCTGGCAGGACGCCCGGAGAGAAGCCGAAGGCAACCTTCAAAGGGCGCGGGCAGAGGCCCTCAAGCTCGTGGAGGGCGCCGAGGCCTTCCTGGAGCGGCAACTGGAACTGGTCTCCGAAAAGGCCAGGGAGGAGACGACTCCCATGGTTGCCAGGATCCTCAACAAGGCCCGTGGCGAGGCGGAGAAAGTCACGCTCGAGGCGAGGTACGCGCTCCTGGAGAAATGTTATGAGGAAGCCGGGCGCATGGTCGCGGAAGACAGCGCCATCCTGGCCTCCGTGCGCTCCTGCCTGGATTCTACGCTTCGGCAGGCCGTCGCGGGGCTCGACACTCCCGGCGACACGTTGATCCTCGTGAACCCGGATGACGTGGACACGTCGCGGTCGATCCTCCAGGAGATGGGCCTGGACATCCGCGTCGACGGGCTCGAGGAGATTCTGGGCGGGGTCCTGGTAAGGATCGATGGCGGGTCAAGGCTCATCGACAACACGGTCACCGGACGCCTCGGAGCCCTGCGGGAAGCGCCCCCGGTGCGGATACTGAGCCTCCTGAACCCGGACGCCGTGGACGGCCTGGGGGCTGGCGAAAAACCAGCCGGGGAAGGACCCTGAGAATGACCCGGGAGATCGATTATCTCAATGCCCGGATAAGGGGTATGAGCGGGCAGCTGCTCCCGGAGGAGCGGATCAGGGCCCTGCTGGCCGCGACAACCCCCGAGATCTGGTCCGCCGCCCTTAGGGACACACCCTACGCGCCCTATCTTGGCGCCGGTACCGACACCGACATCAGGTTCCTGTACCGTGCCGTGGACGCGGCCATCGCGGTCAGGACGCACCGGCTGGACCGGATCGCGGCGGGACGACCGGCTGAGGCGGTGAGGGTATGCCTGGCTGAATGGGACCTGCACAACCTTCTCGCCCTGGCCAGCGGCCTGCACCACAGCGCAAGCCCCAGCGACATCCTGGACGGAACACTCGCCGGTGGCATCCTGGATCCCGGACAGCTCGAAGCCCTCGCCCATTGCAGAAATACAAAGGAAGCGTCCGATCTTCTGGCAATCTGGCGATTCCCTTACCACAGGGTCTTCAGGCAGGCCGTGGGACCCGGCAAGGGCAGGTTTCTCGGGCAAAAGCGGCTCGAGCTCGTGCGCTCGTACACTGACGCCCTTGTCCAAAACGCCAGGGAAACCAGTTACGGGGTGCTGACGCGGTTTCTCCGGGACAGGATCGACCAGACCAACATGATGACAGCGCTCATGTGGCGAACCCTCCCCTCGGATCGCGACCTGGCCGAGTTTCACCTCGGGGGTGGGGCCTCTTTGAACCTGAAGATCTTCAGGTCCGTTCTCGCGGCCGAAACCTACCAGGACGCTGTGTCGGAGCTGCCCGCGGGATGGATGAGGAAAAGCCTGCGGGAGGCGGCCCTGGACCCGGACCTGGATGAACGGGCCTCCGCGCTACAGCAGGCCATGGAGGCGGAACTCGTCCACCGGTACAGCAGGCCCCTGGCCAGGGACCCCATGGGCATCGGGCTTCTCCTGGCCTACATTCTGCGCCTGCATAGGGAGGGCACCAGGCTCAAGCTGACATTGACACGCCTGGTCTTCCATATCCCCGGGGAACTTTTCGTCCAGATGGCTGGTCATGTCTGAGATCCTCTTTATAGGCGAGCCGGAAGTCATCGAGGGGTTCGGGCTGACGGGGGCCGACATCGAACCGGAAAGCGACCCCGCCCGGGTCCAGTGGCTGGTGGAGGAACTGCTGCGGTCCAAAGAAACCGGGATCGTGGTGATAACGGAAAACCTCTACGAACAGATCCCTGAGAAGGTGCGGACCCGCGCCGAAGCCAGCGGCCGCCCTCTCTTCGTGACTCTCCCTCGGCCCGCCGGCCTGGAAGACTGGGCCGAGAAGGAGGACCTCGTATCGCGGGTCATCCGCAGGACCATCGGGTACAGGATGAAGATCAGGAGATAGAATCAGGAATCAGTAATGAGGAATTGGGGATAAGGAATGGGGGATAGGAAATCTGAAATCCTGGATCTTGAAGCTTGAATATGGGGATTGTCATGGGAGAGGGTGGATCGATCTACAGAATTTCCGGCTCCACGGTGGAGATCGTCGGTCTCAGCGGCGCCAGGATGTACGACGTGGCCCGGGTCGGCCACCTGGGGATCCTGGGAGAGGTTATCCGCATCCAGGGGGACCGGACCACCATCCAGGTCTATGAGGACACATCCGGGCTGAGCGTTGGGGAGCCCGTCACCTGTATTGACGAACCCCTCATGGTCGAACTGGGCCCGGGCCTTCTCGGCAACGCCTTCGATGGCATCCAGCGCCCCCTCGAATCCCTTTGGAAGGCCGAGGGGGATTTTATCCTCCGCGGCACCCATGTATATCGCCTGGACAGGGAGACTGCCTGGGAGTTCACTCCGGTCGCGTCCAGGGGGGACGAGGTGGCCCAAGGCGACGTCATCGGCACCGTTCCGGAGAAGGGGACGATCGTCCACAGGATCCTCGTTCCGCCGGGCCTCCGGGGACGCCTGACGGAGATCGAGCCGGGCTCTTTCCGGGTCAAGGACACCGTGGCCATCCTGGATGACGGAAGGGGCGGGCAGATTCCCCTGACCCTCACTCAGAAGTGGCCGGTACGCATCCCCCGCCCCTACATGGAAAAGACCCCCCCGGACAGGCCGTTCCTCACCGGGCAGCGGGTCCTGGACACCCTTTTTCCCATAGCCCTGGGCGGCACGGCCATCGTTCCCGGAGGGTTCGGGACCGGCAAGACGGTGCTGGAGCAGACCCTTGGCAAGTACGCCCGCGCCGATATCATCTTCTACGTCGGATGCGGTGAGCGGGGCAACGAGATGACGGAGGTCCTCACCGAGTTCCCCCGGCTGGAGGACCCGCAGACCGGGCGTTCCCTCATGGAGAGGACCGTCCTTATTGTCAACACCTCCAACATGCCCGTCGCCGCCCGGGAAGCGTCCATCTACACCGGGGTCACCATGGCCGAGTACTTTCGGGACATGGGCTACCACGTCGCGCTCATGGCCGACTCCACGTCCCGGTGGGCCGAG comes from bacterium and encodes:
- a CDS encoding ATPase, giving the protein MSDSVLIAFAAALAIGLPALATGWAQSRIGSAGAGALAEKPEISGTVIILLAIPETMVILGFVVAFLIIVMLK
- a CDS encoding V-type ATP synthase subunit A gives rise to the protein MGIVMGEGGSIYRISGSTVEIVGLSGARMYDVARVGHLGILGEVIRIQGDRTTIQVYEDTSGLSVGEPVTCIDEPLMVELGPGLLGNAFDGIQRPLESLWKAEGDFILRGTHVYRLDRETAWEFTPVASRGDEVAQGDVIGTVPEKGTIVHRILVPPGLRGRLTEIEPGSFRVKDTVAILDDGRGGQIPLTLTQKWPVRIPRPYMEKTPPDRPFLTGQRVLDTLFPIALGGTAIVPGGFGTGKTVLEQTLGKYARADIIFYVGCGERGNEMTEVLTEFPRLEDPQTGRSLMERTVLIVNTSNMPVAAREASIYTGVTMAEYFRDMGYHVALMADSTSRWAEALREISSRLEEMPGEEGYPTYMGTRLAGFYERAGHVRALGSDERTGSVTIVSAVSPPGGDFSEPVTQGSMRVAGGLWALDTSLAQRRHFPAISWTRSYSLYGQMLAPWFSREVAEDWSTMKDRLNRILEREKEVQEMVQLVGEDAIPDNERVLLLGARLIRENFLRQNSFSPVDAHCSLQKQYWMLRAFLEGHEIILAALGTEIPIENLVELAAIGELARLSEQPDQSFPEAYRQVLAALRQEIESLAEGLRQQRERFGKEKNSGPSDD
- a CDS encoding V-type ATP synthase subunit E, whose product is MTGPGSLSSGGDQLSESLWQDARREAEGNLQRARAEALKLVEGAEAFLERQLELVSEKAREETTPMVARILNKARGEAEKVTLEARYALLEKCYEEAGRMVAEDSAILASVRSCLDSTLRQAVAGLDTPGDTLILVNPDDVDTSRSILQEMGLDIRVDGLEEILGGVLVRIDGGSRLIDNTVTGRLGALREAPPVRILSLLNPDAVDGLGAGEKPAGEGP
- a CDS encoding V-type ATPase 116kDa subunit family protein; translated protein: MITSMVKVTFMGPRRLLMGVLDLVHSLGVVHLEPYPITDNRLEYINFPADSDEKAGLRKQIVDLLESVDRLLVSLKAPATPSTAPAWLFARHISRQDLVEAIRSADEEISPIYTQIIELGDELTMLHRYERVLAALYPLLEEATEVQNLELMGIILERRRTGILPLMEKELDQITGGRSRLFTGPMDRENMAAIIAYPPEREAMIRRLLGEESIAKIRLPTEYEDRPLATTLRLLIRRQKELPVQIRELSDSLALISTVRYGALCRIREILRERLDEFRTMALGAHSRHTFFLRGWIPEEKVQNMLGTVKSSYNDEVLVQAVPARFDEHAKVPVQLSNPPFVRIFEPLVSLLALPRYGSLDPTPFMAFFFPLFFGFILGDIAYGIVLLGLSAWTFRRFGDRPLVRSFSAIFMLSGVSTVVFGLLFGEFLGNLGQQWGLHPVLMDRARLFIPLLLIVVGLGLTHIMLGLLLNLIVSVRQGQRRHWISALANMMSLAGLVAVIVSTAGFLPRGGHIGLFLLLLGIPLLLFNEGLMGPLELLKTFGNVLSYVRLMAIGISSVVLAQVANMIGGTTESLAVGVFLALIFHTLNFALGVFSPTIHSLRLHYVEFFSKFYQPGGRPYKPFKRHRTL
- a CDS encoding DUF362 domain-containing protein — protein: MRSELSVTPISSPDDYPSAITGALDKVNAVETLAGFDRIIIKPNMVNNSPPQVTTDVLCVMAVVEYLKERTDTEIVVAEGSGEGRTLDNLKLNGYEQITRKFGVELVDLDALQVKRYENPAAGEYKEIFLPEYLEGAGLVSVPPAKDHTITRVTLGLKNMVGCLSARHYSGYWSFKKSQIHAVDTDQAIADLMLYVKPHLTIIDAIVGQAGGHLSGRPPQPPIGKIIASTDGMAADREAARLLGHDPDSIRHLTLAKRFL
- a CDS encoding HEAT repeat domain-containing protein; this encodes MYKRLFVLAAILSLTSFGCAPPGTIHKVVKYPGLESEKSVGYGEMRVPTSFGMWLKHLEEGPSTCGSFRARISGLDAGDFLCITDLPSWPGGGLSSLKFRALADNFSVCRFALPVGEHELFVVAGLDCYPEDEKARFDKSGYAAAPGATGTVYTPPVYPMDVEVEPDAIKLYQLALRRRDGDLKIVINWSDTLLPVPEEPMSLDPDPGSYDALVKMLQDEGWGFRWYAARRLRYIGNQSTLPIIEERLKVDEHKDVRTELEKALKKLSNCGMDNFCESGKGGLALARFTR
- a CDS encoding V-type ATP synthase subunit F; its protein translation is MSEILFIGEPEVIEGFGLTGADIEPESDPARVQWLVEELLRSKETGIVVITENLYEQIPEKVRTRAEASGRPLFVTLPRPAGLEDWAEKEDLVSRVIRRTIGYRMKIRR
- a CDS encoding V-type ATPase subunit, whose protein sequence is MTREIDYLNARIRGMSGQLLPEERIRALLAATTPEIWSAALRDTPYAPYLGAGTDTDIRFLYRAVDAAIAVRTHRLDRIAAGRPAEAVRVCLAEWDLHNLLALASGLHHSASPSDILDGTLAGGILDPGQLEALAHCRNTKEASDLLAIWRFPYHRVFRQAVGPGKGRFLGQKRLELVRSYTDALVQNARETSYGVLTRFLRDRIDQTNMMTALMWRTLPSDRDLAEFHLGGGASLNLKIFRSVLAAETYQDAVSELPAGWMRKSLREAALDPDLDERASALQQAMEAELVHRYSRPLARDPMGIGLLLAYILRLHREGTRLKLTLTRLVFHIPGELFVQMAGHV